Proteins encoded by one window of Chanos chanos chromosome 7, fChaCha1.1, whole genome shotgun sequence:
- the map2k7 gene encoding dual specificity mitogen-activated protein kinase kinase 7, whose translation MSSLEQRLSRIEEKLKQENKEARRRIDLNIDMSPQRSRPRPTLQLPLANDGGSRSSSSESSPQHHTYPSRPRHMLTLPTPPYGLQKSLENAEIDQKLQEIMKQTGYLKIDGQRYPAEVTDLINEGEIGSGTCGQVFKVRFKKTGHVIAVKQMRRTGNKDENKRILMDLDVVLKSHDCPYIIQCYGAIVTNTDVFIAMELMGTCAEKLKKRIQGPIPEYILGKMTVAIVKALLYLKEKHGVIHRDVKPSNILLDAKGQIKLCDFGISGRLVDSKAKTRSAGCAAYMAPERIDPPDPSKPDYDIRADVWSLGISLVELATGQFPYKNCKTDFEVLTKVLQEDPPLLPLSMGFSLDFQSFVKDCLTKDHRKRPKYHKLLEHSFIRRYEVKEVDVAGWFQTVMERTESPRSSQCYSQHQLHSLFSR comes from the exons ctctGCAGTTGCCACTGGCCAATGACGGAGGGAGTCGTTCTTCATCCTCTGAGAGTTCACCTCAGCACCACACCTATCCCAGCAGACCTCGCCATATGCTCACGCTGCCCACGCCGCCCTACGGCCTGCAGAAAAGTTTGGAAAA tGCGGAGATTGACCAGAAACTACAGGAGATCATGAAACAGACGGGTTATTTGAAGATTGACGGACAG CGGTATCCGGCTGAAGTGACAGACCTGATCAATGAGGGGGAGATTGGCAGCGGAACCTGCGGTCAGGTGTTTAAAGTCCGCTTTAAGAAGACCGGTCATGTCATCGCGGTCAAG CAAATGAGGAGAACGGGTAACAAGGATGAGAACAAGAGGATTCTAATGGATCTGGACGTGGTTCTCAAGAGCCATGACTGCCCATACATCATCCAGTGCTATGGCGCTATAGTCACCAac ACGGATGTGTTCATCGCTATGGAGCTGATGGGAACGTGCGCTGAGAAGCTGAAGAAGAGGATCCAGGGACCCATTCCTGAGTACATTCTGGGAAAGATGACTGTGGCA atagTGAAGGCGTTGCTGTACCTCAAAGAGAAGCATGGTGTGATCCACAGAGACGTGAAGCCCTCAAATATCCTGCTTGATGCTAAAGGCCAGATCAAACTGTGCGACTTTGGCATCAGCGGACGCCTGGTCGACTCCAAGGCTAAGACTCGCAGCGCTGGCTGCGCAGCTTACATGGCC CCTGAAAGAATAGATCCTCCGGATCCCAGTAAGCCGGACTATGACATCAGAGCTGACGTGTGGAGCCTGGGTATCTCTCTG GTGGAGCTAGCTACAGGGCAGTTCCCTTATAAGAACTGCAAGACAGATTTTGAGGTTCTGACCAAAGTGCTGCAGGAGGACCCGCCCCTGCTCCCTCTCAGCATGGGCTTCTCCCTGGACTTCCAGTCCTTCGTCAAAGACTG TCTCACAAAGGATCACAGAAAAAGGCCAAAATACCATAAGCTGCTT GAACACAGTTTCATCCGGCGCTATGAGGTAAAGGAGGTGGACGTGGCCGGCTGGTTCCAGACGGTGATGGAGCGAACCGAGTCTCCGCGCAGTAGTCAGTGTTACAGCCAAcaccagctccactctctcttcaGCAGgtag